One genomic region from Methanocaldococcus fervens AG86 encodes:
- a CDS encoding PINc/VapC family ATPase — MNLEERKKIETKSIEELDLIGKKVCVDTCVVIDGRITELIEKGKLKDATIIIPEAVVSELEFQANKGREIGYKGIEELRKLTEKANEHNIKVEYYGERPTREEIFLAKSGEIDAMIRKVAKETNSILLTSDWIQYNLAKAQGIEAYYLETSEEEVELVLDKYFDEETMSVHLKEGCLPYAKKGKPGEVKLVAIGDKELTKEEMEDIIDNIIKYAEQNNGFFEIQRKGATVIQLGNIRISIARPPFSEALEVTAVRPVVKASLEDYQLSDKLMERLKEMAEGIFVSGPPGSGKSTFVAALAEFYKSQGKIVKTMESPRDLQVSKEITQYAPLEGDMEKTCDILLLVRPDYTIYDEVRKTRDFEIFADMRMAGVGMVGVVHASKPIDAIQRLIGRVELGVIPQVVDTVIFIKDGKIQKVYEIDFTVKVPYGMVEEDLARPVIEVKDFETGKVEYEIYTYGEQVVVMPIKEEGGKKAPIYSYAEEKLEEILKKILPRKAKPMVKVTGDNSIDLIVPEKYIGAIIGKGGREISKLEDMLGLKISVKEKEKEEEKDMENIYRKYEFVNELESTKIYETDKYVVVDVGEDYAGENIRIYIDGKLLTTVTVRNDGTVRINKKTKVGREILDAIDEGRDIYVDIQ, encoded by the coding sequence ATGAATCTTGAAGAAAGGAAGAAAATAGAAACAAAATCTATTGAAGAGTTGGATTTAATTGGAAAAAAAGTCTGTGTAGATACTTGTGTTGTTATAGATGGTAGAATAACTGAATTGATTGAAAAAGGAAAATTAAAAGATGCTACAATAATAATTCCTGAAGCAGTAGTTTCTGAATTGGAATTTCAGGCAAATAAAGGAAGAGAAATTGGATATAAAGGGATAGAAGAGCTTAGAAAATTAACAGAAAAGGCTAATGAACATAATATTAAAGTTGAATACTATGGAGAGAGACCTACAAGAGAAGAGATATTTTTAGCAAAAAGTGGAGAAATAGATGCGATGATTAGAAAAGTAGCTAAAGAAACAAACTCTATATTATTAACAAGTGACTGGATTCAATACAACTTAGCTAAAGCTCAAGGTATCGAAGCTTATTATTTAGAAACTTCAGAAGAAGAAGTTGAGCTTGTATTGGACAAATACTTCGATGAAGAAACAATGTCCGTGCATTTAAAAGAGGGATGTTTACCTTATGCTAAAAAGGGGAAGCCCGGAGAGGTTAAACTTGTAGCAATAGGTGATAAAGAACTAACTAAAGAAGAGATGGAAGATATAATTGATAATATTATAAAGTATGCAGAACAAAACAATGGATTCTTTGAAATTCAGAGAAAAGGAGCCACAGTTATTCAGTTAGGAAATATTAGGATTTCAATTGCAAGACCTCCATTCTCTGAGGCTTTAGAAGTTACAGCGGTTAGACCAGTCGTTAAAGCTTCATTAGAAGATTATCAGCTATCAGATAAGTTAATGGAAAGATTAAAAGAGATGGCAGAAGGTATCTTCGTTTCCGGACCTCCTGGAAGTGGAAAATCAACATTTGTTGCAGCTTTAGCTGAATTTTACAAAAGTCAGGGTAAAATAGTTAAAACAATGGAAAGTCCAAGGGATTTGCAAGTTAGTAAGGAGATAACCCAATATGCACCATTAGAAGGAGATATGGAAAAGACATGCGATATTTTGCTGTTAGTTAGGCCCGATTACACAATATATGATGAAGTTAGAAAAACGAGGGATTTTGAGATATTTGCAGATATGAGAATGGCTGGAGTAGGAATGGTTGGGGTTGTACATGCTTCAAAGCCTATAGATGCTATTCAAAGGTTAATTGGGAGAGTTGAGCTTGGAGTAATTCCACAAGTTGTTGATACTGTAATATTTATAAAAGATGGAAAAATACAGAAGGTTTATGAAATCGATTTTACAGTTAAAGTGCCTTATGGAATGGTTGAAGAGGATTTAGCAAGACCAGTTATTGAAGTTAAAGATTTTGAAACTGGAAAGGTCGAATATGAAATCTACACCTATGGAGAGCAAGTTGTTGTTATGCCAATTAAAGAAGAAGGTGGCAAAAAAGCTCCAATATACAGCTACGCTGAAGAAAAATTGGAAGAGATATTGAAAAAAATTTTGCCAAGAAAGGCTAAGCCGATGGTAAAAGTTACTGGAGATAATTCAATTGATTTAATTGTGCCAGAGAAATATATTGGAGCTATTATAGGTAAAGGAGGAAGGGAAATATCAAAATTGGAAGACATGCTTGGATTAAAAATCTCAGTTAAAGAAAAGGAAAAGGAAGAAGAAAAAGACATGGAAAACATATATAGAAAGTATGAATTTGTAAACGAACTTGAATCAACAAAGATTTATGAAACAGATAAATATGTGGTTGTAGATGTTGGAGAGGATTATGCCGGGGAGAATATAAGAATATACATTGATGGAAAGTTATTAACAACTGTTACGGTTAGAAATGATGGAACAGTTAGAATAAACAAAAAAACAAAGGTTGGAAGGGAGATTTTAGATGCAATAGATGAAGGTAGAGATATATACGTTGATATTCAATAA
- the mer gene encoding 5,10-methylenetetrahydromethanopterin reductase: MKFGIEFVPNEPIQKLCYYVKLAEDNGFEYCWITDHYNNRNVYMALTAIAMNTNKIKLGPGVTNPYVRSPAITASAIATLDELSGGRAVLGIGPGDKATFDSLGIEWVKPVTTLKESIEVIRKLLAGERVSFNGNVVKLAGAALAVKPIQKKVPVYMGAQGPKMLETAGMIADGVLINASNPKDFEAAIPLIKKGAEAAGRSMDEIDVAAYACMSVDKKADKAKQAAVPVVAFIAAGSPPVVLERHGIDVEKVEKIREALKKGDFGTAFGAVDDDMLEAFSIYGTPDDVVEKCKELAKMGVTQIVAGSPIGPNKETAIKLIGKNIIPALKE; encoded by the coding sequence GTGAAATTCGGAATTGAATTTGTCCCAAACGAGCCAATACAAAAACTCTGCTACTACGTTAAATTAGCTGAGGATAATGGATTTGAATACTGTTGGATTACAGACCACTACAACAACAGAAACGTTTACATGGCTTTAACAGCTATCGCAATGAACACAAACAAAATTAAATTAGGTCCAGGAGTTACAAACCCATACGTTAGAAGCCCAGCAATAACAGCATCAGCTATTGCAACATTAGATGAATTATCAGGAGGAAGAGCTGTTTTAGGTATTGGTCCAGGAGACAAAGCAACATTCGACTCATTAGGAATTGAGTGGGTTAAGCCAGTTACAACATTAAAAGAATCAATTGAAGTTATAAGAAAATTATTAGCTGGAGAAAGAGTTTCATTCAATGGAAATGTTGTTAAGCTCGCAGGAGCTGCTTTAGCTGTAAAACCAATTCAGAAGAAAGTTCCAGTTTACATGGGAGCTCAAGGACCAAAGATGTTGGAAACAGCAGGTATGATTGCTGATGGAGTTTTAATCAACGCATCAAATCCAAAAGACTTTGAAGCAGCAATTCCATTAATTAAGAAAGGAGCTGAAGCTGCTGGAAGAAGCATGGATGAAATTGATGTTGCTGCTTACGCATGTATGTCAGTTGACAAGAAAGCTGACAAAGCAAAACAGGCAGCAGTTCCAGTTGTTGCTTTCATTGCAGCAGGTTCACCACCAGTTGTCTTAGAGAGACACGGAATTGATGTTGAGAAAGTTGAGAAGATTAGAGAAGCATTGAAGAAAGGAGACTTTGGAACAGCATTTGGAGCAGTTGACGACGACATGTTAGAAGCATTCTCAATCTACGGAACACCAGACGATGTTGTTGAGAAATGTAAAGAATTAGCTAAAATGGGAGTCACACAAATCGTTGCAGGTTCACCAATCGGTCCAAACAAAGAAACAGCAATTAAATTAATCGGTAAGAACATAATCCCAGCATTAAAGGAGTAA
- the trxR gene encoding F420-dependent thioredoxin reductase codes for MIYDTIIIGGGPAGLTTGIYAMRGKLKALCIEKENAGGRIAEAGIVENYPGFEEIRGYELAEKFKTHAEKFKLPIVYDEVVKIETNERPFKIITKNSTYLAKTIVIATGTKPKKLNLNEDKFVGKGVSYCTMCDAFFYLNREVIVIGRDTPAIMSAINLKDIAKKVILITDKSELKAAEPIMLDKLKEAKNVEIIYNAKPLEIVGENKAEGVKILVDGKEEVIKADGIFISLGHVPNTEFLKDSGIELDKKGFIKTDENCKTNIDGIYAVGDVRGGVMQVAKAVGDGCVAMANVIKYLQKL; via the coding sequence ATGATTTATGATACGATAATTATAGGTGGTGGACCAGCTGGTTTAACGACTGGCATTTACGCAATGAGGGGGAAATTAAAAGCTTTATGTATAGAGAAAGAAAACGCTGGGGGAAGAATTGCAGAAGCCGGGATCGTTGAAAATTATCCTGGATTTGAGGAGATCAGAGGATACGAGTTAGCTGAAAAATTTAAAACTCATGCTGAAAAATTTAAATTACCTATAGTTTATGATGAAGTTGTTAAAATAGAAACTAATGAAAGACCATTCAAAATTATAACAAAAAATTCAACTTATTTGGCTAAAACTATAGTTATAGCAACTGGGACAAAACCTAAAAAGCTCAACCTAAATGAAGATAAGTTTGTTGGTAAAGGTGTTAGCTATTGCACAATGTGTGACGCCTTCTTCTATTTGAATAGAGAGGTTATAGTTATTGGAAGGGATACTCCAGCAATAATGAGTGCCATAAACTTAAAGGACATTGCTAAAAAAGTTATATTAATAACTGACAAATCGGAGTTAAAAGCTGCTGAACCAATAATGTTGGATAAGCTTAAAGAAGCTAAAAATGTTGAGATAATATACAACGCCAAACCATTGGAGATTGTTGGAGAGAATAAAGCTGAAGGAGTTAAGATATTGGTTGATGGAAAAGAGGAGGTAATAAAGGCAGATGGGATATTTATAAGCTTGGGACATGTCCCAAACACCGAATTTTTAAAAGATAGTGGCATAGAATTAGATAAAAAAGGATTTATTAAAACAGATGAAAATTGTAAAACAAATATAGATGGAATTTACGCTGTAGGGGACGTTAGGGGAGGGGTTATGCAGGTAGCAAAGGCTGTAGGAGATGGATGTGTAGCTATGGCGAATGTTATTAAATACCTGCAAAAATTATAA
- the pstK gene encoding L-seryl-tRNA(Sec) kinase has protein sequence MLIILTGLPGAGKSTFSKNLAKILSKNNIDVIVLGSDLIRESFPIWKEKYEEFIRKATYSLIDNALKDYWVIVDDTNYYNSMRRDLINIAKKYNKNYAIIYLKAPLDVLIERNIMRGEKIPNEVIKKMYEKFDEPGKKYKWDEPFLTIDTTKDIDFGNITKKLIEKSKEIPEYYIEEENKNKEDNIFDKIDKETRKIIGNYIKSGKFDKDRIKDVVNLRKEFLKKIKKKGDVDIYKAIEEFKNMLENF, from the coding sequence ATGCTAATAATATTAACAGGACTTCCTGGAGCTGGAAAATCAACATTTTCAAAGAATTTAGCAAAGATTTTGAGCAAAAATAACATTGACGTTATAGTTTTAGGAAGCGATTTGATTAGAGAGAGTTTTCCAATTTGGAAAGAGAAGTATGAAGAATTTATTAGAAAAGCTACCTACAGCTTAATAGATAACGCTTTAAAAGATTATTGGGTTATTGTTGATGATACAAATTATTATAATTCAATGAGGAGAGATTTGATAAATATAGCCAAAAAATACAATAAAAATTATGCTATAATATATTTAAAAGCTCCTTTGGATGTTTTAATTGAAAGAAATATTATGAGAGGGGAGAAGATACCAAACGAAGTAATTAAAAAGATGTATGAGAAGTTTGATGAACCTGGAAAAAAATACAAATGGGATGAACCATTTTTGACAATAGATACAACAAAAGATATTGATTTTGGAAATATTACTAAGAAATTAATTGAAAAAAGTAAAGAAATCCCAGAATACTATATTGAAGAGGAAAATAAAAATAAAGAAGATAATATTTTTGATAAAATTGACAAAGAGACGAGAAAGATTATAGGAAATTATATAAAATCAGGTAAATTTGATAAAGATAGGATTAAAGATGTTGTAAACTTGAGAAAAGAATTTTTAAAGAAAATAAAAAAGAAAGGGGATGTTGATATTTATAAAGCCATAGAAGAATTTAAAAATATGCTTGAAAATTTCTAA